Proteins found in one Helicobacter sp. NHP19-003 genomic segment:
- a CDS encoding adenylosuccinate synthase, which yields MADVVVGVQWGDEGKGKLVDRLAPNYDFVVRFQGGHNAGHTIVAKGKTHALHLIPSGVLYPQCQNVIGNGVVVALDALVQEMQPFGDLKGRLFVSDRAHLILPHHPMQDVHTESTQSAIGTTKKGIGPAYQDKVGRVGLRVGDLREPKLLKDKLAHNLSAHANTPDLPTLNALEDYLNTYAPLILPYTTDTTALLWEALDHGQKILLEGAQGSMLDVDFGTYPFVTSSTTIAAGACSGSGLSVKDIDKIIGVAKAYCTRVGLGPFPTEDLGQVGAYLREKGHEYGTTTNRARRCGYFDAAAVRYACRLNGCSEVALMKLDVLDGLKEILVGVGYENASPSLEEAKPIYKRFKGWKNSAGVSDFNALPKEAQEYILALQELIGVKISAVSTSPQRENMVLLP from the coding sequence ATGGCTGATGTAGTTGTGGGGGTGCAGTGGGGCGATGAGGGCAAGGGCAAGCTAGTCGACAGGCTGGCCCCCAATTACGATTTTGTGGTGCGTTTTCAAGGCGGGCACAACGCCGGGCACACGATCGTGGCCAAGGGCAAGACCCACGCCCTGCACTTGATCCCCTCGGGTGTGTTGTATCCGCAGTGTCAAAATGTGATCGGCAATGGTGTGGTGGTGGCTTTGGATGCTTTGGTGCAGGAAATGCAGCCTTTTGGGGATTTAAAGGGGCGGTTGTTTGTGAGCGATCGGGCGCATTTGATCTTGCCCCACCACCCCATGCAAGATGTACACACCGAGAGTACACAAAGCGCGATCGGCACAACCAAGAAGGGCATAGGCCCCGCTTATCAAGACAAGGTCGGACGAGTGGGGCTTAGAGTGGGGGATTTAAGAGAGCCTAAACTCTTAAAAGACAAGCTCGCCCACAACTTGAGTGCACATGCCAACACCCCAGACCTACCCACACTCAACGCCCTTGAGGACTATTTAAACACCTACGCCCCCTTGATTTTACCCTACACCACGGACACCACAGCCCTTTTATGGGAGGCACTAGATCACGGGCAAAAAATCCTACTAGAGGGCGCACAGGGGAGCATGCTCGATGTGGACTTTGGCACTTACCCCTTTGTTACCAGCTCCACCACTATCGCGGCGGGGGCGTGCAGTGGGAGTGGCCTTAGCGTCAAGGACATTGATAAAATCATCGGGGTGGCTAAGGCGTATTGCACCCGCGTGGGCTTAGGGCCCTTCCCCACTGAGGATTTAGGACAAGTGGGGGCGTATTTAAGAGAAAAGGGGCATGAATACGGCACAACCACAAACAGGGCTAGGCGGTGTGGGTATTTTGACGCAGCTGCAGTGCGTTATGCTTGCCGTTTAAATGGGTGCAGTGAGGTTGCCTTGATGAAACTCGATGTCTTGGATGGCTTGAAGGAAATTTTGGTGGGTGTGGGCTATGAAAACGCGAGCCCCAGCCTAGAGGAGGCAAAGCCCATTTACAAGCGTTTTAAAGGCTGGAAAAACAGCGCGGGGGTGAGCGATTTTAATGCTCTGCCCAAAGAGGCGCAAGAATACATACTTGCCTTGCAAGAGCTTATCGGGGTGAAGATCAGCGCTGTGTCTACCAGCCCCCAAAGAGAAAACATGGTGTTGTTGCCATGA
- a CDS encoding flagellar FliJ family protein codes for MNLKTFKALVRVKKQAMQRCEADIASNLAKIHAKYEEQQGLVSDLNTLSVPTQANMAAFSQCNSLKKNYLYAIDQVGLEISELKAIDTHLKELYKNACIEYEKLQYLYTLELRKMAQKLEKEEAKQMDAIGAEVFYQKQKARRA; via the coding sequence ATGAACTTAAAAACCTTTAAAGCTTTGGTGCGTGTCAAAAAGCAAGCCATGCAACGCTGTGAGGCAGACATTGCAAGCAACCTTGCCAAAATCCACGCCAAATACGAGGAGCAACAAGGTTTGGTGAGTGATCTAAACACCCTAAGCGTGCCCACCCAAGCCAACATGGCGGCGTTTTCCCAGTGCAACAGCCTCAAAAAGAACTACCTATATGCCATAGACCAAGTGGGGCTAGAGATTAGCGAACTTAAGGCCATAGACACCCACTTAAAAGAGCTGTATAAAAATGCGTGCATTGAATACGAGAAGTTGCAGTATTTATACACCTTAGAACTCCGTAAAATGGCACAAAAGCTTGAAAAAGAAGAGGCAAAACAAATGGATGCGATCGGGGCTGAAGTCTTTTATCAAAAACAAAAGGCACGCCGTGCGTAG
- a CDS encoding MotE family protein, which produces MICAGLLFGDTSQDTSHIQSNGANPPEPFPSLKTPKGADPSSKQFLQCNAIFESRKAEINNQLQVLQERALTLQNLQEQTQSLLDQRNAKVAKREEALEARLKEFEAKQKAFKDLQAQKEKDLKKLVAQNEELLKEIKEASSSKVATTYAKMKDSKAAPILQDMPIDQAATILSKLEAKDMGKILAKMDPQKAANLTEMLQKGPPFKAPPPPPPPPKPKDEDE; this is translated from the coding sequence ATGATCTGTGCAGGGTTGCTCTTTGGCGACACCAGCCAGGACACCAGCCACATCCAAAGCAATGGGGCAAATCCGCCCGAGCCCTTCCCTAGTCTAAAAACTCCAAAGGGTGCAGACCCTTCGTCTAAGCAGTTTTTGCAGTGCAATGCGATTTTTGAATCCCGCAAGGCAGAGATCAATAACCAGCTACAAGTCTTGCAAGAGCGGGCACTGACCTTACAAAATTTACAAGAACAAACCCAAAGCCTTTTAGATCAGCGCAACGCCAAAGTGGCCAAGCGAGAGGAGGCGCTAGAAGCGCGCTTGAAGGAATTTGAGGCAAAGCAAAAGGCGTTTAAGGACTTGCAGGCACAAAAGGAAAAAGATCTAAAAAAATTGGTTGCACAAAATGAAGAACTTTTAAAAGAGATCAAAGAGGCGAGCAGCTCTAAGGTCGCCACGACCTATGCCAAAATGAAAGACTCCAAAGCCGCCCCCATTTTGCAAGACATGCCCATCGATCAAGCCGCCACGATTTTATCCAAACTTGAAGCAAAGGACATGGGTAAAATTCTGGCCAAAATGGACCCGCAAAAAGCAGCCAACTTGACCGAAATGTTGCAAAAAGGACCGCCATTTAAAGCACCGCCCCCGCCGCCCCCGCCGCCTAAACCAAAAGATGAGGATGAATGA
- the mnmA gene encoding tRNA 2-thiouridine(34) synthase MnmA, with translation MKIAVLMSGGVDSSYSAYLLKEAGHELLGVYLKLHGKEEKHAQYIKNCEAVAEFLNIPFEVVDFQEAFKEKVYQAFIDAYKSGQTPNPCALCNPLMKFGLGLDFALSRGCEKIATGHYARLEQVQGVLRIREAADLSKDQSYFLYALPQRAIDALVFPLGDLSKSEIKPKALEAMPFLGDLQSYKESQEICFVEKSYIDTLKEHLKVDCEGVVRDLGGQVVGTHKGYMHYTIGKRKGFSLKGAHTPHFVVGIDASKNEIIVGKKQDLAVFKVEAQNKSLPKTFKEGIYLVKVRYRSTPTKAKVHLEGDTIKATFTEPVYGVALGQALAVYEKDCVLGGGIITKSA, from the coding sequence ATGAAAATAGCTGTTTTGATGAGTGGGGGCGTTGATAGCTCTTATAGTGCCTATCTCTTAAAAGAGGCTGGGCATGAACTTTTAGGGGTGTATTTAAAATTACACGGCAAAGAGGAAAAACATGCCCAATACATTAAAAATTGTGAGGCTGTCGCGGAGTTTTTAAATATCCCCTTTGAGGTCGTGGATTTTCAAGAGGCGTTTAAAGAGAAGGTGTATCAAGCTTTCATAGATGCCTATAAAAGCGGGCAAACCCCAAACCCTTGCGCTCTGTGTAACCCCTTGATGAAATTTGGGCTAGGGCTAGACTTTGCCCTAAGTAGGGGCTGTGAGAAAATCGCCACGGGGCATTATGCCCGTTTAGAGCAGGTGCAAGGGGTGCTAAGGATTAGAGAGGCCGCGGATTTGAGCAAGGATCAAAGCTATTTTTTATACGCCCTGCCCCAAAGGGCGATAGACGCGCTCGTTTTTCCGCTAGGGGATTTGTCCAAAAGTGAGATCAAGCCCAAAGCTCTAGAAGCGATGCCCTTTTTAGGGGATTTGCAAAGTTATAAAGAGTCGCAAGAAATTTGCTTTGTGGAAAAATCTTATATAGACACGCTCAAAGAACATTTAAAAGTGGATTGTGAGGGCGTGGTTAGGGATTTGGGCGGGCAGGTGGTCGGCACGCACAAGGGCTACATGCACTACACCATCGGCAAGCGCAAAGGCTTTAGCTTGAAAGGCGCACACACCCCGCATTTTGTCGTAGGCATTGACGCAAGCAAAAACGAGATCATTGTGGGCAAAAAGCAAGATTTGGCGGTCTTTAAAGTAGAGGCGCAAAACAAATCCTTGCCCAAAACCTTCAAAGAGGGGATATATTTGGTGAAAGTGCGCTACCGAAGCACCCCCACTAAAGCTAAGGTACACCTAGAAGGCGACACCATCAAAGCCACTTTTACAGAGCCTGTCTATGGAGTCGCCCTAGGGCAAGCCCTAGCAGTCTATGAAAAAGATTGCGTGCTAGGTGGAGGGATCATCACCAAGAGCGCCTAA
- a CDS encoding outer membrane family protein, with translation MKRLVAVLFGVFDLAHALDYKISGLAGSFSRIGFNNSPINTKKGIYPTGSYVTLVASLQMSVNLLPKGVENHKLKAAIGAEIGDLAYDSTQTLTDTSGLEKGFLPANYYYMGRWEGYFMDAPWKHSRYETDMHTRDFVLHTLYLDYNYKDHFGFKLGRYRSRALFLSGYNQGVQLFLHFGNWSLQWFSSYGRARANLQYIRDFYAPISYKFPDGQHINYGLQSLSFVYRRDYKRNRITVMPFVWFYPKLYTAPGLQLDLKLARANWTVHTHFYAWFPIYDSYMTHRYFRSALVGEDTASLLIYQHFDIANHYNFGWGVYKNFGNASACIGWTGLPVPFGTKDNTPYAKAYSNLYNANSLTAFSYLGFKVKNFSWQLLGKIIQSPRANSESLMLTLRYDLNKHTHLMLKINGYDVSIHKGYKVGYFSAGYNPKFQANTQDRSYVMTSMGYDF, from the coding sequence ATGAAACGGCTTGTAGCGGTACTTTTTGGTGTCTTTGATCTTGCCCACGCCCTAGATTATAAAATCTCTGGACTTGCAGGCTCGTTCTCGCGCATTGGCTTTAACAACAGCCCCATCAACACCAAAAAAGGCATTTACCCCACAGGCAGCTATGTTACTTTGGTGGCTTCTTTGCAAATGAGCGTGAATCTCTTGCCCAAAGGGGTGGAAAACCACAAACTAAAAGCCGCCATAGGGGCAGAGATCGGAGATTTGGCTTACGACTCGACACAAACCCTAACGGACACGAGTGGGCTAGAAAAAGGTTTTCTACCGGCAAACTATTATTACATGGGACGCTGGGAAGGCTATTTTATGGATGCCCCTTGGAAACACTCACGCTATGAAACCGACATGCATACGCGCGATTTCGTGCTCCACACTTTGTATTTGGATTACAACTACAAAGACCATTTTGGCTTTAAGCTTGGGCGTTACCGTAGCCGTGCCTTGTTTCTAAGTGGATATAATCAGGGTGTCCAACTTTTTTTACACTTTGGCAACTGGAGCTTGCAATGGTTTAGCTCCTACGGACGGGCTCGTGCTAATTTGCAGTATATCCGCGACTTCTACGCTCCCATTAGCTACAAATTCCCCGATGGCCAGCACATTAACTACGGTCTACAATCTTTAAGTTTTGTCTATAGACGCGACTACAAACGCAACCGCATCACGGTGATGCCCTTTGTGTGGTTTTATCCCAAGCTTTACACTGCCCCGGGATTGCAGCTTGACCTTAAATTAGCCCGTGCCAATTGGACAGTCCACACCCACTTTTATGCGTGGTTTCCCATTTATGACTCCTATATGACGCACAGATATTTTAGAAGCGCATTGGTTGGGGAAGACACGGCTAGTCTATTGATTTACCAGCATTTTGACATTGCCAACCATTACAACTTTGGCTGGGGGGTGTATAAAAACTTTGGCAACGCCAGCGCGTGTATCGGCTGGACCGGTTTGCCCGTCCCCTTTGGCACCAAAGACAACACCCCCTATGCAAAGGCTTATTCCAATCTATATAATGCTAACTCTCTTACGGCTTTCTCCTATTTGGGCTTTAAGGTAAAAAACTTTTCGTGGCAACTACTAGGCAAAATCATACAATCACCTAGGGCCAATTCCGAAAGCCTCATGCTGACCTTAAGATACGACCTAAATAAGCACACCCACTTAATGTTGAAAATCAATGGTTACGATGTTAGCATACATAAGGGCTATAAAGTGGGCTATTTTTCGGCAGGATATAACCCTAAGTTTCAAGCCAACACGCAAGATCGCAGCTATGTGATGACCTCCATGGGCTACGATTTTTAA